gaattgctgcagtttttccaccacctggctgagctacagtaactgttaagctttacaccttctTTCTTGCACTTCAGGGAACCTGGTTCCCAGCAGTGCATACCCCTGTCCTCTGCGGCTatagggatattacaagaacttagcatctataatagtgtcaggtggagcttgtcctgaactcagtatgcagttaaCCTGGGtcctttcaaactactcttgaagctgtggctgtcaggataaggatgacacaggaaataactgtcataTCTTCCTCTaggtggtgcagtacccctgaatgcattggctACGCTGATTCAAcagctccctaaacctttcttactttgggagattttaatgacaATAACCCCTTGTGGGttagcactgtgcttactggctgaggtagagCTGTCAAAACTCCTGTCTCAGCTTGACCTCTgcctgcctcttaaatactggggcctcacacatttcagtgtggctcatggcacttactcggccaGTGCAGCCCAGGACgtttcccatctgtccactggagaaccCACGATGACTTGTGATattgaccactttcccatcttcctgttttCCCCCAGCACCATTCCCCAGACATCTGCCAAGATGGGCTTTAatcaaggcagactgggaagctttcacctctgctgtcaccgttgaaccTCCTCCatatggtaccatcgatgtggtagttCAGCAGATCACTAGAACAATCATTTCTGTAGCAGGAAACACGATCCCTTGCTCTTCAGGGTGCTCCCAgtgaaagtcagtaccttggtggttgccggaaatTGCTGAGGACATTATTTAATGTCGGTGAACCCTACAGAAACATAAGcaacacccttccctagagcacctaatagcttttaaatggcACTGTGCCCATGTTCGCCAGCTTCTAAAGACTGAAACTGATATGTTggggagaggtatgtctcgaccattgggtgccatatgtcaccttcccaagtctggacgaagatcaggtGGGTTTGTGGGTACCAGGCCCCGATAAGTGTCACTGACATAAACATCAGTGGTGTTTAATCTACCGATGCAAACACAGTTGCTGACCACTATACTCGAGCCTCCtcgtggaggccggagtccctccatggaaggttaggcgtgcacaactgctcgccagttatttTGCACACTTCAAAGtactcctgagcatctgaattaacGCCTCCTTTTTCcacccatggcagttcatctcccacatcggaggccaggtcagggcttaagattgtgGTTTGCATTTGATCTCTTCTGTCTGGAGTGGAGTCCTTACCTTTatcacctatactcgaggtccattcatgtacacctccaggATGTACACATAGCagaagctttgcctggacctttcacatggtcctaaggattCAGTTAACCCTGTGACTCTCTTCTGTTACTTCCTCTTGTTTCTTGACATGTACcagaccatgaagtggtttacactgatggctggtggtcacgttggctttgctgtgttcatggaggacatgttgaagAGCActtcttgccagatggctgcagtgttttcactgcagagctggcagcattttctcgtgctcttgagtgcATGTGCTCATGTCCTGCGaatcgtttcttctctgtactgactcttcGAGCAGCccacaagctattgaccagtgctacccctgccatcctttggtagtggcCATCCAGGAGTTCCTGGCCAAACAAGCTACACGGAAACTGCTTTtggagatcggcatccctgtaaTAACTTACGATCATTATTTCGCTgcagtttttcagctttgggagatggaatggcataatctcagtacgcacaacaaattgTGTGCAATTAAGAAGACTAAGAATATGTGGAAGACCTCCATGTCAGATTGTGAAAATATGGACATCAAAATGTTGGAATTTGAGGACTAAAGGTGAATATAGTCTGTGGAGGTTGCAGGAGAGAACAGTCCCAATTTTAGAAGAGAAAGAAGTGCCCCATGTCAACGGTACATTTCAACAATTGTGCTTCAGCTGAAATGTAAAAGTGACCTTTCGTTTGTGACTGATAAGAAATCACAAACTGTAGTAAATGCTCTACATTACTGTAATCTAATTTTGGCACTTTTTATTTAGTAGCTGTGTGTGCTGTTACTGTCATGTTCTGTGGGTCAAAGTTGTTGTACCTAAGGCATTTAATTTTTGCATGTATCATATTAAGTTTTCCTGATAATACAGTAATGTTGGTGATTTAATTGGCATTGATATTTGGTAGTTGGACTAGTCTAAAATTTTGTGCTGTATGCTTGTCAGTGAATCCAAATTTTTTTCAGGATTGTTTTTAATATATCACTGCTTTAAATTTTTATGGCTGCATACCTTACTCCCTTGTATGAGAGCCCAAGGTTTAGTTGTGAATAGTGGAGGGTAATTTTTCTTGCAAGACACTGTAGTTGTTAGTTACTTCAAACTCTAAGACCACAAGTCTTATATGCTAGTTTGTCTCCTGAATTGTTTCTTTGCATCTGCGGGTGATTTTTTAAGTCAGTGTACTAGAAAGTCTGCAATCATTCAGAACTGATGATACACATTGATCATTAGCTTTCAGGTGCTTTGTATGCTTGGTTTTGGAAATGCAAAGATTTTACCAAAGTTACTGTAAGTCTCTTCAGTTTTTACTGTTCAGTCAGCTGCCTTGAAATCAAAAACATAACTAGTCCAGTATCTTTGTAGTTATGTACTATTTTCTTACTGTGCATTATTTTAATCTAATAGAATTATAACATACGAATCTGTGAATTTCGTTACTGTAATTTTTGGGTAAATTTCTGTTGAACTAAATTCTAAAGACTACCCATAGTGCTTTCTTTAACctcttttgaaaatgttttattcaATTTTAACCCTACTAAAACATATATTACTTGACATTGTTTATAGATAACTGGAGTGTGAAAGCTAAACGCAGGAAGACTACTGGCACTGGCAGGATGCGCACATTGAAAATTGTGCGGAGGAGATTCAGGTATATTACCTAACTAGCACTTCCAAAGTTTTCTATGTAAATgctatttaaaaaaattgattgcTGGCTGTGATTATATACTTCTGTCTTATTTTCCAGGAATGGTTTCCGTGAAGGTGGAAAACCAGCTCCTCGTAAAGTTTCAGGTTGAGTTCATGTAATGAAGTATTGAAATAAAGTTAATTTGTACATTTGCTTTGTCTTTCAATCTGTCTAATTATTAAAGTCCCAATATTATCATTTGTGAAAATGTTGACACTTTTCAGAAGTGAGATAAATTGGAAACTGATAGTTTCAGTGTATAAAGTTACTTTCTCCACCATCTTTTTGTGCAGCTTCCTGTGCATTTACTTACAGCATCTTTTACATTTGTCACAcagtatttgcttatttcaaatggTAGTAGTGCCTGACCAAATTATTCACGAGCAAAGAAGCTGCAACTGTTTTGTGTGACGAGTAAATTTAAACTTGGAGTAATTTATCAATGTTACAATAAGCTTAGTaacatatactgacggaaaaaactgcaacaccaaattACAATTAGTGTAGTTGTCTAGGTAATACATTTAAATGttgaacattgcaagatcacaggctaatgtaagagtgagataagccattgcaaatgtgaaattttggTACATTAATAATAGATGTAACCACCAGAACGTTAAATTTAAGTATGCAGATgtgtgtgcattgtgttgtacaggtgctggggtAGTTTGTGGGATGCTGTTCCATGCCTGTTGGACTTAGTTGGTCAATTCAGGGAcagctaatgctgtttgtggatgacactggaaatGGTCTGATGTTCCAATAGTGCTCAATTGGAGTCGGATCTATTAGGCCCAGGCAACATGTTGAGACTCTGCACAGCATACTGGGTTACAGCAGTATGTGGGATGAGCCTTATCTTGTTGCAAAATAgcctctggaatactgttcatgaatgctGTGGCACAACCAGTTGAATCGTCAGATtgtgcagtcagggtgtgtgggataaccaagagtgctgctgctgtcagaatgaaactgcacaccagaccataactcaagTTGTGGGTCCATTGTGTTGAGGTCACAGAAAAATTGGTTGCAGGTACTCGCCTGGCCTCCACCTAAcacacagctttcatcagaaagcacatcagacctccaccctgtcccaaatgagctctcatttgacaccactgaagtcacagatGGCAGTCGTTTGAGGGCAATGGAGTGCATGCTAAAgtgcatctggctcagagctgtccttgaaataccTGATTTGTACCAGATTTGTCACtgaggtgccagctgctgctcatatTGCCACTGGAGGTGCTGTAGAGTGCACCAGAGCTATACGCCGAAGACGATGGTTATTCATCATGGTACTGCCCTCCTGGCCActcagagcccagtcttcttgctactgtacattttagtgaacactgctgccagcaattatgtacagtgcctacattactgcaaagtctttctgcaatattgccaaAGGAACATGCAGCTGTATGTAGTACTATTACATGATGATGTTCAAACTTAGTTAGGTATAGTGGCATCTTTGTCccctttaaggcattcttgacttaaATCAGCTAATGTCCAGTCTAAAAGGTAACTCTCATGACTACACCATGTATTTAAAGGAAGCCTGATTTGCATACTCATAGTGGTGTTACTAGTGCCACTTTCATGAGACTGGCTACAAATTTAAAAtgacatgtttcagatgtagaaaacaaGCCAGGTAGTGATGAAGGCCATGGCTACTTGCCTGAGGTGGCCATAGGCTTAATTTGCAAATTGTGTTCTCAATTTGCAGTGAAACCTCTACAGCCAGCTTTACCAGCTTCAGTCCCAGCCAGGTGCCCACCAGCAGAGGTGGACAAATGGCTTTGTGGGGGCAGTTAAGCAGCTGGGTTGTACCCTGTGCAGATGTGCTGCACTGGCAGAGTGCACAAGGGCAAAGGTGATAGTGCCTCACATGCATAGAATGCATGCAATAGGGTGCTTCCTCTTGTGACATGTACTAGCTGCCCTTAACTGAGTGAGCAGTGAGCCTGCATTGGAACAGCATGTTCTGTACAGTTGATTGATGTAGCATGTTGCTGATGCCAGTTCTAAAAGATTGCCTTAGTTCCAATTTGTGCAGATAAAAATTATTGCAGTTTGTGTTCACATTTACTGGTCCAGGCAAGAAATGATACCTAAAGCAAGTCCAGAGCAAGACAAGCGTTGATTGTGGAACACTAAAATTTGTCGCATTTCAGTGAAACTGCTGTCTGCAAACTACTTGGCACTATTTAACTGCTACATCGTGTCTACATTCAAAATACCACCAGTTGCCAGCTACCAcaacaaatgtgaaataattttaacaTGTTAAGTGaacatgtaatgtaacaaatgttatGGAACACTGTGGTTAAATTTAACTTTGTCTATCAACCATAACATTAAGATGTAAACACTCCATTTTGTAATAACAGCCCAGAAATCGTGGCAAAAGGTGTTAACAAAAGTGTGTTGTTCCCTATAGACATACTATTTACAAATTTGGTTGGGGTGTGATTTTTGTCATGTCTCGGCAGTCAACAAATTTATGTACTGAGTGAGGTTCatttagttagattaagtaaaaTGGTGTGATTAACTGTCTTTCCCAACAGCTTGAAGATCTAAAAGCAAAGCACCTAAATTTTTTTGCCTCGTAGACAATGtgccaatttttttcagttttgggtAGATAGTGTTACATATATTGAATTTTTACAAATTCATCAACTTTAAATGTTTTAACAGCCCATACAGGGGTTAGCCTGAATCTTAGTTAGCAGATTTCCAATATTTGGCTGAAAGTTAGTTTTAACCTTAAATTGTCTGtcagtgatttccatgtttttataAGAAGATTGGGAACACAAACCCTCTTTCAATGAGATATGAAGGTGGAAATGTTTTCAAAAACCTTTTGCAGATGTTCCTCCAACTAGGACATTTTCAGTCAGTTGCTTAACACTTGGACACAGATAGAATGGATCAAACTTCAAATAATCAGTACTGTCTTTACTTAGTAGTATATTATCAGTTATatgcagacaaaaatttaattatttaagtaAATGACATTGCAGTCAAAATCAACCTTCTCAACATCAATTCATGATCAGGACATTCTAAACAGTCAAATGAACTACGAAAAGAACATTGATAAAAAATTGTTTACTTATTGTTATATGGCTCTCCAGAGTGTGACTGATCCAGTTTGACTTGTATAGTATGTAACTATAGTGTAATTGGAGGTGAGGGCTCCCTATTTCTGGATTAGCAGAAGTTAATCTTTGGCTCACTTTTGTTTGGTGATTTGGTGAGTGACAGAATGGTCCCTGCTGCATCAATGGACAAGTAATAATACTTTATGAGAGAGGCTAGAAAAATAACTGTTGAGCAGGAGAGCAAAAATAAAAGGGTTGTTCACCTGCACCTGTAGCAGATGAGATGAACAGTGCTGTACAAGTCAGGCTTTAGCTCCCTGAGAATAACTTGGAATTTTGGCTGTAACCTGCCTGAATGAGACACATACTTGTGGCCATTTGTACATGAAGCTGCTGTAGGGTTAAAGCAGAGGGCAGAGAGGATAACTAAAATATCTGCAGCTTTAAAAGCACAAGCAAGGAAATGACACTTCATTTTCTTCCAGTGCTCTCATTAATGCAAGAGTTTACCAGACATTACATTAATATCTGGGAAGCATTCGAAGGAAATGCTGTCTAAACTGTCAGAGCACCCTGTCCAACACTGATTTTGTAGAGGTGATGTGTGTAAAAGTGTTGCTCTCATCCCTCTTTCCCACTGCCCATAATCATTGCTGTTCTCTACCATAGACAGAAAGGTAAACATGCTGTCCTTACTCCTGcaagagaaatttttaaaaatctgacacattGTTTCCCATGCTAAAAGGATACCCTGAGTGACAAGtgacaagtgtaaagtgctttaGACATCTTACTGTTGTCGCTATTCAGGTGTCACTTTGAGATTTTCATGCATCATAAATTATTTACTAATCTTACAGACTGAGTTAGGGCAATCTGTTGGTCTCAACCCCTCAAAGAGCATTGTAATGACCAACTTGAACACATGCTCCAGGAATTGAGATTTTTATACCCTTCTTCAATTAGAGGACAAATGCATGTGTTGTTCAGTGAACAAATAATCCATTTCAGCTCATTTGGGTTATTGCTTACTAAACCTGTTCATATGGTCAGCAGACCATGCTCATgcactgaatagaggatcatggaggaattttataatggggactatgctccagactgaactctgaaaggcataatcagtcttaaatgatgatgatataaaaatgaaagatgaaattgctgtgagggGAACAGCCAGCAATGACATATTCCTGATTATCACAAATAATTAGCCATGATTGAATCATTAACACTTTCGTAAATTCAGTGTGTCAACACGAAATATCACTGTATAGGGAGTGGGGTATCATGTGACTTGAATGCCACCTGTATGTGCTTGTGGCATCCTTGTTTTAGTTGCTCATCAGTGCACAAGAGGGCCCTTTATTTATATTGGGACATATCACTTAATTTATGGAAATATGTATGCTGAGGCGAATGAGTGCTTCCGTTAGATGATGCGGCAAAAAGAAATAAAGTGAACCCCCTCCTCTCCCTTTGATCTTTGTATCGTTTTAAACACCTGCTTCATACTATACTGTTCACTGTACAAAGAGCAGACATGTACCAGTGGTCCCCAGTGGATAAGAAATAGAAGGTTGAACTTACCAAGTAGATTGGAGGTAGTGACGTGTCCTGTTTCCCTGGTAAGTGGAATGCTTCAGAATGTCAAGTGAGTAGGATGTGAGAGCATGTAATGACTATTAGTGTGCTGGTGGAATACAATGTGTTGCGATGACATTGTGGATGCCCCATGCATGC
The genomic region above belongs to Schistocerca serialis cubense isolate TAMUIC-IGC-003099 chromosome 6, iqSchSeri2.2, whole genome shotgun sequence and contains:
- the LOC126484485 gene encoding 60S ribosomal protein L37, giving the protein MTKGTSSFGKRRNKTHTLCRRCGRSSYHIQKSKCAQCGYPSRKLRSYNWSVKAKRRKTTGTGRMRTLKIVRRRFRNGFREGGKPAPRKVSG